A section of the Methanocaldococcus sp. FS406-22 genome encodes:
- a CDS encoding FIST signal transduction protein has translation MRFIEFGWGYSNDDNPLKSGAYAVTEALKNIENTKYINLAFLFSSPDYEPEEVLNGVKLILGNNIPIVGGSARYSIINDELHSGVSVGIISSKYIDIGIGVGLGVSINPEECGKKAIETAIKDLGMAPKLVMVFMDCCNFEEEVLDGIIKKLGMSVPIFGGVTSDNFEFNRAYQYCNDVYVDSVVCVAFGGDIVPKITVGRFSENELKSKRMKGRVTEANKRYVSKINNINALDYYISVFNYEKLDEIAKDREFYFTHQFGILDFNNKKIHIKGPVAIKNNVLVFGSNIREGVELIDYEIDKDKIKHIFEEISKNILETPPFYPHAFSFLALPVYLAEIGKDKVNEWLKILGDLYPLFGFSSYGEIVFSEYNNYTIALCSILPDLANICIKEGISMITKYPATKETIKKIYEMGGSVKIEELAENLGIHRRTAYDRVEPLLKYGFAKKDGAKVELTELGKLLLKKFILKF, from the coding sequence ATGAGGTTTATAGAGTTTGGGTGGGGGTATTCTAATGACGACAATCCATTAAAATCTGGGGCATATGCGGTTACAGAGGCGTTAAAAAATATTGAAAATACCAAATATATAAATTTAGCGTTTTTATTTTCATCTCCAGATTATGAGCCGGAGGAAGTTTTAAATGGCGTTAAGCTAATATTGGGCAACAATATTCCCATTGTTGGAGGGAGTGCAAGATACTCAATAATTAACGATGAACTACATAGTGGAGTGTCTGTTGGTATCATATCATCCAAGTATATAGATATTGGGATTGGTGTAGGTTTAGGAGTGTCTATAAACCCAGAGGAGTGCGGAAAAAAGGCTATAGAAACGGCTATAAAAGATTTGGGTATGGCTCCGAAGTTAGTTATGGTGTTCATGGACTGTTGTAACTTTGAAGAGGAGGTTTTGGATGGCATTATTAAAAAGCTTGGGATGAGCGTCCCTATATTTGGGGGGGTAACAAGCGATAACTTTGAGTTTAATAGGGCTTATCAATACTGCAATGATGTCTATGTTGATAGCGTTGTCTGCGTTGCATTTGGTGGAGATATCGTTCCAAAGATAACTGTGGGTAGGTTTAGTGAAAATGAGTTAAAGAGTAAGAGGATGAAGGGGCGAGTTACTGAAGCTAATAAGCGATATGTGAGCAAAATAAACAACATAAATGCCTTAGATTACTACATATCTGTTTTTAACTATGAAAAGTTAGATGAGATAGCAAAGGATAGAGAGTTTTATTTTACACATCAATTTGGAATTTTAGATTTTAACAATAAAAAGATACACATAAAAGGGCCGGTGGCAATAAAGAATAATGTGCTGGTCTTTGGTTCTAATATACGTGAAGGAGTTGAGTTGATTGACTATGAAATAGATAAAGACAAAATAAAGCATATTTTTGAAGAGATTAGCAAAAATATATTAGAGACTCCCCCTTTCTATCCACATGCATTTAGCTTTTTAGCATTACCAGTTTATTTGGCTGAGATTGGAAAAGATAAGGTAAATGAATGGTTAAAAATCTTGGGAGATTTATACCCTCTATTTGGATTTTCCTCTTATGGAGAGATAGTGTTTAGTGAATATAACAATTACACTATTGCCCTATGCTCAATTCTCCCAGATTTGGCTAATATCTGTATAAAAGAAGGTATCTCCATGATTACTAAGTATCCAGCTACAAAAGAGACTATAAAGAAGATTTATGAAATGGGAGGGTCTGTGAAAATAGAAGAACTTGCTGAAAACTTGGGAATACATAGGAGAACTGCCTATGATAGAGTAGAACCATTATTAAAATATGGATTTGCAAAAAAAGATGGGGCTAAGGTAGAGTTGACAGAGTTAGGAAAGCTGCTGTTAAAGAAATTTATTTTAAAGTTTTAA
- a CDS encoding response regulator: MAKILVVEDEEDILNLIKIILDMEGHSTILTKDGEEGIKALEDNDDISLIILDIKMPNMNGWEFLEIIKNNDKWKDIPVIVLTAYTQVSDIEKAKEMGVESYIAKPFSREELIREINYIIK, from the coding sequence ATGGCGAAAATTCTGGTTGTTGAGGACGAAGAGGATATATTAAATCTCATTAAAATAATCTTAGACATGGAGGGACATTCAACGATATTGACTAAGGATGGAGAGGAAGGGATTAAGGCATTGGAAGACAATGACGATATATCTTTAATAATATTAGACATTAAGATGCCAAATATGAACGGTTGGGAGTTTTTAGAGATAATTAAAAATAATGATAAATGGAAAGACATCCCAGTTATTGTATTAACTGCATATACACAAGTGAGCGACATTGAGAAAGCTAAGGAGATGGGCGTTGAAAGCTACATTGCAAAGCCGTTTTCAAGGGAGGAGTTGATAAGAGAAATTAACTATATTATTAAGTGA